GTGCCAGTAGCCGCCGAGGGCCTCCAAGCGTTGCCGGACCTTCACGCCCTGCTGCGCCGCATGCGCGGGCCGCTGCTTCGCACGCTGAAGCATCCGCACCAGCTCGCGGATGCTCCGCCTCCGCACCAGCTCGCGGATGCGCCTCCTCGTCTTGGAGGCTGGTGGCCCTTCACCAGCGATCTTCATTTCACCCGCACCAACGAGGGGGAGGAGCGTGACGGCGCTCCTCAGAGGCCGTGGACGCTACTCCATCTTGTCGCGGAAGACCTTGGCCGCCTTCAGCATGGCGCGATGGCTGTTCGAGGGCAGGTTCTTGAGGCCACCGTCCTTCTCCTCCTTGTCGTCACGATCCTGGCGATCCGCCAGCGCCTGTGCACCGGCGAGCTGAGCCGCGTTGAGCGCACGCATCATCTTGGACGCCCCCGCAAGCTGCTTGGAGCCCTTCTTGCGCTTGCGCTTGCGTCGGCTCTTGACGATGGTGATCATTCCATCCGTGGGATGGAGATAGCTGACTCGCGAGATTGTCTTCGGGAGTTTCAGTTTCTTAGCCACCAGAGTTCTCCTTGAAAAATCTGTGCCAGACGTGGGTCCGCGACACGTACGTTAGAACAGCCCCCCCAACGACGACCGCGACTTCCTCTTCTTGGGCTTGACGCGGACGATGACGATCACGGGCTGAGCGTTCGCCGCGACCCGCCCGGCGGTCTGGAGATCCTGGAGGGTCTCCCGGACGTCTTCCAGCAACCGACCCTTTCCCTTGCGCAGCCTCTTGACGGCCTTGGCTTTCTTCTTTCCAAGGTCGATGAACAAGGGGTGTGCCTCGTTCGCCAACTTGGTGGTGACGGGATCGACGTTCACTGCCAGGGTCTTAGTTGACATCACATCTCCTTCAACAGACATAGGGACACTCTTTTCTCCACATTCCCAGTGGCTTCAGCGTGGAAAAATCCACCGGTAGTCAAGTCGGGGGAGTTGCGACCAATCCGGCCTTCACGAAGTGCTTGCGAAGGATGCGGCTCGCGAGGATCCCCCCCACGAGGGCTCCGACAATGGTGAAAGCGAGCACGAAGGCGCCCATCCAGACGTTGAACATCGCAGCGCTCTCCAGCCACTTGGCGCGCACGGCGGGCTCCATGTTGGCCGCGAACCGTTCGGGGTTGATCACAATGACGGAGTAGTTGCCCATGGCCTCGAGCGTCTTGAAGACGGTGTAGCCGGCGACCACGGCCACGAGGCTGCGAAATGCCCGAATGCCGGCAATCAGGTCTCCCAGCACTCCGGCCAGCAACACCGGCAGGATGGCCGTGTACATGCCCACCGTCGCTACCAGCAGGGCGTAGAGGATGGACGTGATGAAGAAGACCCCCCGCTTGTGA
This genomic window from Stigmatella ashevillena contains:
- a CDS encoding DUF6312 domain-containing protein: MAKKLKLPKTISRVSYLHPTDGMITIVKSRRKRKRKKGSKQLAGASKMMRALNAAQLAGAQALADRQDRDDKEEKDGGLKNLPSNSHRAMLKAAKVFRDKME
- a CDS encoding DUF6200 domain-containing protein codes for the protein MSTKTLAVNVDPVTTKLANEAHPLFIDLGKKKAKAVKRLRKGKGRLLEDVRETLQDLQTAGRVAANAQPVIVIVRVKPKKRKSRSSLGGLF
- a CDS encoding MptD family putative ECF transporter S component; its protein translation is MSSKIQRLNARDLITIGVFNALILVVYIVMQAILQPLPGMGLFNGGVSAFIMAPLYMILVARVHKRGVFFITSILYALLVATVGMYTAILPVLLAGVLGDLIAGIRAFRSLVAVVAGYTVFKTLEAMGNYSVIVINPERFAANMEPAVRAKWLESAAMFNVWMGAFVLAFTIVGALVGGILASRILRKHFVKAGLVATPPT